One segment of Kribbella amoyensis DNA contains the following:
- the menC gene encoding o-succinylbenzoate synthase, translating to MRVTAARLHRVHLPLVHAFRTSSHRKAGLDHILVELEDADGAIGWGEIASPSDPYYAPETVESCWHIAEKYLLPAVVGQEWETPDEVPRYWEKVRGNQFAKAGVDVAAWVLWSTVHGVPLSAALGGTRSEVTAGVSLGIEPTIDELLTEVRRQLTAGYPRVKLKIAPGWDVEPVRAVRAEYPDLDLHVDANGIYTESAEHLAALLALDEFGLTMIEQPFAPRDLPAHARLQRAIDTPVCLDESVETLADLETAVALEALRVLNIKVSRMGGLTAARAAHDLAARVGIPVWCGGMHEFGIGRAANVALSSLPGFTLPSDVSASEKYYARDVITPPVVARDGIVQVPGTPGLGHAVDTALIAANTVATTSVNAKL from the coding sequence GTGCGTGTCACCGCCGCCCGCCTGCACCGGGTCCACCTGCCGTTGGTCCACGCGTTCCGGACCAGCTCGCACCGCAAGGCCGGCCTGGACCACATCCTGGTCGAGCTGGAGGACGCCGACGGCGCGATCGGCTGGGGCGAGATCGCGTCCCCGTCCGACCCGTACTACGCGCCCGAGACGGTGGAGTCGTGCTGGCACATCGCGGAGAAGTACCTGCTCCCGGCCGTGGTCGGGCAGGAGTGGGAGACCCCCGACGAGGTGCCGCGGTACTGGGAGAAGGTGCGCGGTAACCAGTTCGCCAAGGCGGGTGTCGACGTCGCCGCGTGGGTGCTGTGGTCCACCGTGCACGGCGTACCGCTGTCCGCGGCGCTCGGCGGGACCAGGTCCGAGGTGACCGCGGGGGTGTCCCTCGGGATCGAGCCCACGATCGACGAGCTGCTCACCGAGGTCCGGCGCCAGCTGACCGCCGGGTACCCGCGGGTGAAGCTGAAGATCGCGCCGGGCTGGGACGTGGAGCCGGTGCGCGCGGTCCGCGCCGAGTACCCCGACCTCGATCTCCATGTCGATGCCAACGGCATCTACACCGAGTCGGCCGAACACCTGGCCGCGTTGCTGGCGCTGGACGAGTTCGGCCTGACGATGATCGAGCAGCCGTTCGCACCCCGTGACCTGCCCGCGCACGCCCGCCTGCAACGCGCGATCGACACCCCGGTCTGCCTGGACGAGAGCGTCGAGACACTGGCCGACCTGGAGACCGCGGTCGCGCTGGAAGCCCTGCGGGTGCTCAACATCAAGGTCTCGCGGATGGGTGGCCTGACCGCCGCCCGCGCGGCCCACGACCTCGCCGCGCGGGTCGGAATCCCGGTCTGGTGCGGCGGCATGCACGAGTTCGGCATCGGCCGGGCCGCCAACGTGGCGCTGTCCAGCCTGCCCGGCTTCACCCTGCCGTCCGACGTGTCGGCCTCGGAGAAGTACTACGCGCGCGACGTGATCACCCCGCCCGTGGTCGCGCGTGACGGCATCGTCCAGGTCCCGGGGACCCCCGGCCTCGGCCACGCCGTCGACACCGCCCTGATCGCCGCGAACACCGTCGCCACCACCAGCGTCAACGCCAAGCTCTGA
- a CDS encoding Na+/H+ antiporter NhaC family protein has protein sequence MSQDKSTTTTPDTKARDANAYDVQLSPGRRRVVNLLAVIGLVASVIAGLATDGPTLWGLLPIVLYAVLCLLGMDIVVGTVLAVLSGVLIVGLSPLETGTLLGESLADSVTAIGLIIVLGAGVGEVLRVTGVASTIVHGVMRVVGDRNRTAVVLGVMIACLILVASLGTLAGALAIAAPIVLPITARLGYTRSATASMLFIGGCAGLTVAPFAGSNVAIMTAADVGYLTYLGYGAGPLAILSLILGPFVVAFIQRRTAGTGDEYELGELVGDDGAGAARAPRAATIAFVVTLLASVVYATITEAGTNFPLLALPLLGVVTGVAGRLPARDIAEHMYRGGAKLISILLLFWLLAALFALIDKLAPFQVILDAIGPELATVSGFGVAIAIAVLGWVGVPGATAAQVVLLDKVFGTLAASAGVGPAAWVVVLLFASKADTYGPFPNANMVGSMGLARSSNLKNMMITGWLMLIPACVMYAGILLVTT, from the coding sequence ATGAGCCAGGACAAGAGCACCACAACCACCCCGGACACCAAAGCCCGCGACGCCAACGCGTACGACGTCCAGCTGTCACCGGGCCGTCGCCGGGTGGTGAACCTGCTGGCCGTCATCGGTCTGGTGGCCTCCGTCATCGCCGGCCTGGCGACGGACGGCCCCACCTTGTGGGGTCTGCTGCCGATCGTCCTGTACGCCGTGCTCTGCCTGCTCGGCATGGACATCGTCGTCGGAACCGTCCTCGCGGTCCTGTCCGGCGTCCTGATCGTCGGCCTGAGTCCACTCGAGACCGGCACCCTGCTGGGTGAATCGCTGGCCGACTCGGTCACCGCGATCGGCCTGATCATCGTGCTCGGCGCCGGCGTCGGCGAGGTACTCCGGGTCACCGGCGTCGCCTCGACGATCGTGCACGGCGTGATGCGCGTGGTCGGGGACCGCAACCGGACCGCGGTCGTGCTCGGCGTGATGATCGCGTGCCTGATCCTGGTCGCGAGCCTCGGGACGTTGGCCGGCGCGCTGGCGATCGCGGCGCCGATCGTCCTGCCGATCACCGCGCGGCTCGGCTACACCCGGTCGGCCACGGCCTCGATGCTGTTCATCGGTGGCTGTGCGGGCCTGACCGTGGCGCCGTTCGCCGGGTCGAACGTGGCGATCATGACCGCCGCCGACGTCGGGTACCTCACCTATCTCGGCTACGGTGCCGGGCCGCTGGCGATCCTGTCCCTGATCCTCGGCCCGTTCGTGGTCGCGTTCATCCAGCGCCGCACGGCCGGTACCGGCGACGAGTACGAACTGGGCGAGCTCGTCGGCGACGACGGGGCCGGCGCGGCCCGGGCGCCGCGGGCCGCGACGATCGCGTTCGTGGTGACGCTGCTCGCCAGCGTCGTGTACGCGACGATCACCGAGGCGGGGACGAACTTCCCGCTGCTCGCGCTGCCGCTGCTCGGGGTCGTCACCGGCGTCGCCGGCCGGCTGCCCGCCCGCGACATCGCCGAGCACATGTACCGCGGCGGCGCGAAGCTGATCAGCATCCTGCTGCTGTTCTGGTTGCTCGCGGCCCTCTTCGCACTGATCGACAAGCTGGCGCCGTTCCAGGTCATCCTGGACGCGATCGGCCCGGAGCTCGCCACCGTGTCCGGGTTCGGTGTCGCGATCGCCATCGCCGTCCTCGGCTGGGTCGGTGTCCCGGGTGCGACGGCGGCGCAGGTGGTGTTGCTGGACAAGGTGTTCGGCACGCTCGCCGCGAGTGCCGGGGTCGGTCCGGCGGCCTGGGTCGTGGTGCTGCTGTTCGCGTCGAAGGCCGACACCTACGGGCCGTTCCCGAACGCCAACATGGTCGGCTCGATGGGCCTGGCCCGGTCCTCGAACCTGAAGAACATGATGATCACCGGCTGGCTGATGCTGATCCCGGCCTGTGTCATGTACGCCGGGATCCTGCTGGTGACGACATGA
- a CDS encoding N-acyl-D-amino-acid deacylase family protein has protein sequence MSRALTNGLVLDGTGSDAVPATVLVDDGRITAVLPADAEAPAGTEVIDAGGNVITPGFIDLHSHADFSAEASPEAITQLYQGVTTLVTGNCGWSPFPIADLAQMRAGTAFLSPESSWSWQDGRGFADTLDGVGLAINVALQVGHSALRLAVLGGAERPPNQDELARMQALLRQAAEDGAVGFSTGLIYAPGTFAEPAEVAALVATAADCGLLYSTHIRNEGPRLLEALDEAIEAARAGGARLQVSHLKAMGPANHGRVHAALERMDQARADGLDVACDVYPYTASSTTLTARLPTWTMEGGTAGLLARLGDPAERERVAAAVREQSVLDPANVVIASLPPGRYEECRGLSLAEIGQRDGVDGTEAALRVLENHEAAVSVVNHGMAEDDVVAVLRHPYTSVASDGWILRATGDGHPHPRSFGTFPRVLGRYSRDQRVLSLAEAVRRMTSLPASRLGLTDRGVVAPGAVADLVVLDPERVADRSTYDEPWQLSVGIEHVLVAGEPVLRDGEPTGLRPGRVLRKTSVSA, from the coding sequence ATGAGCCGGGCCCTGACGAACGGCCTCGTCCTGGACGGCACCGGGTCCGACGCGGTCCCGGCGACGGTACTCGTCGACGACGGCCGGATCACGGCTGTGCTGCCGGCCGACGCGGAGGCCCCGGCCGGTACCGAGGTGATCGATGCCGGGGGCAACGTCATCACGCCGGGCTTCATCGACCTGCACTCGCACGCGGACTTCTCGGCGGAGGCGAGTCCCGAGGCGATCACTCAGCTGTACCAGGGGGTGACGACGCTGGTGACCGGCAACTGCGGCTGGTCGCCGTTCCCGATCGCCGACCTGGCTCAGATGCGAGCGGGGACGGCGTTCCTGTCGCCCGAGAGCAGCTGGTCCTGGCAGGACGGCAGGGGATTCGCGGACACGCTCGACGGCGTCGGCTTGGCGATCAACGTCGCGCTGCAGGTCGGTCACTCCGCACTGCGCCTCGCCGTCCTCGGTGGTGCCGAGCGGCCCCCGAACCAGGACGAGTTGGCCCGGATGCAGGCGTTGCTCCGGCAGGCGGCCGAGGACGGTGCGGTCGGCTTCTCCACCGGACTGATCTACGCACCCGGTACCTTCGCCGAGCCGGCCGAGGTCGCGGCGTTGGTGGCGACGGCCGCCGACTGCGGCCTGTTGTACTCCACGCATATCCGCAATGAGGGACCGCGGTTGCTGGAGGCGCTGGACGAGGCGATCGAGGCGGCCCGCGCCGGTGGTGCGCGGCTGCAGGTCTCGCACCTCAAGGCGATGGGCCCGGCGAACCACGGGCGCGTCCACGCCGCCCTGGAGCGGATGGACCAGGCTCGCGCCGACGGCCTCGACGTCGCCTGTGACGTCTACCCGTACACCGCGTCGAGCACCACGCTGACGGCCCGCCTGCCGACGTGGACGATGGAAGGCGGTACCGCGGGACTCCTCGCCCGTCTCGGTGACCCGGCCGAACGCGAGCGGGTCGCGGCCGCGGTCCGTGAACAGTCCGTCCTCGATCCCGCCAACGTGGTGATCGCATCGCTGCCGCCGGGCCGGTACGAGGAATGCCGCGGGCTCAGCCTCGCCGAGATCGGTCAGCGTGACGGCGTGGACGGGACCGAGGCTGCGTTGCGCGTCCTGGAGAACCACGAGGCCGCCGTGAGCGTGGTCAACCACGGGATGGCCGAGGACGACGTGGTCGCGGTCCTGCGGCACCCGTACACGAGCGTGGCCAGTGACGGGTGGATCCTGCGGGCGACGGGGGACGGGCACCCGCATCCGCGGAGCTTCGGGACGTTCCCGCGGGTCCTCGGGCGGTACTCGCGGGACCAGCGCGTGCTCAGCCTGGCCGAGGCGGTTCGCCGGATGACGTCGTTGCCGGCGTCGCGGCTCGGGCTGACCGATCGCGGGGTCGTGGCCCCGGGTGCGGTCGCGGACCTCGTCGTCCTGGATCCCGAGCGCGTCGCCGACCGGTCGACGTACGACGAGCCGTGGCAGCTGTCCGTCGGTATCGAGCACGTCCTGGTCGCGGGCGAGCCCGTCCTTCGCGACGGCGAACCGACCGGACTCAGACCGGGCCGGGTCCTCCGAAAGACCTCGGTCAGCGCTTGA
- the dapF gene encoding diaminopimelate epimerase — MTTGTFPWLKGHGTENDFVLLPDPDGTIHGDLDAAVVRFLCDRYAGIGADGVLRVIEGSKQSYVEDGGDWFMDYRNADGSIAEMCGNGIRVFVRYLAEAGLAGDKPVRVGTRAGVKEIVLNDDGTITADMGEPRLPGPAGIVVEANGHQWPAVHVDMGNPHAVAFVDDLREPGHLVDQPGWTPETAFPHGVNVEFVVREGPNAVRMRVHERGSGETRSCGTGTCAVTVAAARAARQERPVTYRVGVPGGAVTVTWRADNHVELTGPAVVHARGEFDRSWLPG; from the coding sequence ATGACCACCGGCACTTTCCCCTGGCTCAAGGGGCACGGCACCGAGAACGACTTCGTGCTGCTGCCCGACCCCGACGGGACGATCCACGGGGACCTCGACGCCGCCGTGGTGCGGTTCCTCTGCGACCGGTACGCGGGGATCGGCGCCGACGGCGTGCTGCGGGTGATCGAGGGCTCGAAGCAGTCGTACGTCGAGGACGGCGGCGACTGGTTCATGGACTACCGCAACGCCGACGGCTCGATCGCGGAGATGTGCGGCAACGGGATCCGGGTCTTCGTCCGGTACCTGGCCGAGGCGGGCCTGGCCGGCGACAAACCGGTCCGGGTCGGGACCCGCGCCGGCGTCAAGGAGATCGTGCTGAACGACGACGGCACCATCACCGCCGACATGGGCGAACCGCGGCTGCCCGGACCGGCCGGCATCGTGGTCGAGGCGAACGGGCACCAGTGGCCCGCGGTACACGTGGACATGGGCAATCCGCACGCGGTCGCGTTCGTCGACGACCTGCGCGAGCCGGGGCACCTGGTGGACCAGCCCGGGTGGACGCCGGAAACCGCGTTCCCCCACGGCGTGAACGTGGAGTTCGTGGTCCGTGAAGGGCCGAACGCGGTCCGTATGCGCGTGCACGAACGGGGTTCGGGGGAGACCCGGTCCTGCGGGACGGGGACGTGCGCCGTGACCGTGGCGGCGGCCCGCGCGGCTCGGCAGGAGCGGCCGGTCACGTACCGCGTCGGCGTACCGGGTGGTGCGGTGACCGTGACGTGGCGGGCGGACAACCACGTGGAGCTGACCGGGCCCGCCGTGGTGCACGCGCGCGGCGAGTTCGACCGGTCCTGGCTGCCCGGATAG
- the hflX gene encoding GTPase HflX, which translates to MTTQPNAYEETEDVDLDLIQDDALDDEDTSSSGYDYEQSTEGLDLEERQALRRVVGMSTELTDISEVEYRKLLLERVLLVGVWTEGSAEDAENSLTELKLLAETAGSEVLDGVIQRRKKPDPATFIGSGKVQDLRQLVAALGADTVIADGELAPAQLRNLEDRLKVKVVDRTALILDIFAQHAKSKEGKAQVELAQLQYMKQRLRGWGGNLSRQAGGRVGAAGGGIGGRGPGETKIETDRRRINTKISKLRRELKDMKSTRSTMRQERRRHAVPSVAIAGYTNAGKSSLLNAITGAGVLVENALFATLDPTTRRTTTSDGRVYTFTDTVGFVRHLPHDIVEAFRSTLEEVADADLLLHVVDGSHPDPLAQIHAVREVLGEINATDVPEIIVINKGDLADPIALAPVLHREPRALVVSARTGEGIDKLKELVEASLPQPDIAVEALLPYDRGDLVSRIHSEGAVDQLEHTAEGTRLTARVHPALAGELTPYQVATTS; encoded by the coding sequence ATGACGACCCAACCGAACGCGTACGAAGAGACCGAAGACGTCGACCTCGACCTGATCCAGGACGACGCGCTCGACGACGAGGACACTTCGTCGTCGGGGTACGACTACGAACAATCGACCGAGGGCCTCGACCTCGAGGAACGCCAGGCGCTGCGGCGCGTGGTCGGGATGTCGACCGAGCTGACCGACATCAGCGAGGTCGAGTACCGCAAGTTGCTGCTGGAGCGGGTGCTGCTGGTCGGCGTCTGGACCGAAGGCAGCGCCGAGGACGCGGAGAACTCGCTCACCGAGCTGAAGCTGCTGGCCGAGACGGCCGGTTCCGAGGTGCTCGACGGCGTGATCCAGCGCCGGAAGAAGCCGGACCCGGCGACCTTCATCGGTTCCGGCAAGGTGCAGGACCTGCGCCAGCTGGTCGCCGCGCTGGGCGCCGACACCGTGATCGCGGACGGCGAGCTGGCCCCGGCGCAGCTGCGCAACCTGGAGGACCGGCTGAAGGTCAAGGTGGTCGACCGGACCGCGCTGATCCTGGACATCTTCGCCCAGCACGCGAAGAGCAAGGAAGGCAAGGCCCAGGTCGAGCTGGCCCAGCTGCAGTACATGAAGCAGCGGCTGCGCGGCTGGGGTGGGAACCTGTCCCGCCAGGCCGGTGGCCGGGTGGGTGCGGCCGGTGGCGGTATCGGTGGCCGTGGTCCCGGTGAGACCAAGATCGAGACCGACCGGCGCCGGATCAACACCAAGATCTCCAAGCTCCGCCGGGAGCTGAAGGACATGAAGAGCACCCGGTCGACGATGCGGCAGGAACGCCGCCGGCACGCGGTCCCCTCGGTGGCGATCGCGGGGTACACCAACGCCGGCAAGTCCTCGCTGCTGAACGCGATCACCGGGGCGGGCGTGCTGGTCGAGAACGCGCTGTTCGCGACCCTGGACCCGACCACCCGCCGGACCACCACGTCCGACGGCCGGGTCTACACGTTCACCGACACGGTCGGGTTCGTCCGGCACCTGCCGCACGACATCGTCGAGGCGTTCCGCTCGACGCTGGAGGAGGTCGCGGACGCGGACCTGCTGCTGCACGTGGTGGACGGTTCGCACCCCGACCCGCTGGCCCAGATCCACGCGGTCCGCGAGGTGCTCGGCGAGATCAACGCCACCGACGTCCCGGAGATCATCGTGATCAACAAGGGCGACCTGGCGGACCCGATCGCGCTGGCACCGGTCCTGCACCGGGAGCCCCGGGCGCTCGTCGTCTCGGCCCGGACCGGCGAGGGCATCGACAAGCTGAAGGAGCTCGTCGAGGCGTCCCTGCCGCAGCCGGACATCGCGGTCGAGGCGCTGCTGCCGTACGACCGGGGCGACCTGGTCTCCCGGATCCACTCCGAGGGCGCGGTCGACCAGCTCGAGCACACCGCCGAAGGCACCCGCCTCACGGCGCGGGTGCACCCGGCCCTGGCCGGCGAGCTCACGCCGTACCAGGTGGCGACGACCAGCTAG
- a CDS encoding alpha/beta fold hydrolase, whose product MTTAFPEVHPATKNDADDDLPVVLLHGGNVANWMWEPQLDALSHRTVVTPDLPGFGRRTEEPWPGLGGGADDVVTRVEHLTGSPRFHVVGLSLGGAVALHLAARHPGSAASVLVSGAPVLPVKGFSRALARLQLTFWDSPWFWKALAAGFRLPADSRDLYVRHGLSVHRETARRMLDDVHAGGIPPGLTKYPGPLLLVAGEREPRVVHRSLQALAAAVPHAQTRLVPKMHHIWNVEDPQRFDATLATWLAGEVSPDLSPL is encoded by the coding sequence ATGACCACGGCGTTCCCCGAGGTGCACCCGGCGACCAAGAACGACGCTGACGACGACCTCCCCGTCGTACTCCTGCACGGCGGCAACGTGGCGAACTGGATGTGGGAACCGCAGCTCGACGCGTTGAGTCACCGCACAGTCGTCACACCCGACCTGCCAGGATTCGGGCGGCGTACCGAGGAGCCGTGGCCCGGGCTAGGAGGTGGGGCCGACGACGTCGTGACCCGTGTCGAGCACCTGACCGGGAGCCCGCGCTTCCACGTGGTCGGCCTGTCGCTGGGTGGCGCGGTGGCTCTTCATCTCGCTGCCAGACACCCGGGGAGCGCCGCGTCGGTCCTCGTCAGCGGTGCGCCGGTCCTGCCGGTGAAAGGGTTCTCGCGGGCGCTGGCGCGACTGCAGCTGACTTTCTGGGACTCCCCGTGGTTCTGGAAGGCGCTCGCGGCCGGCTTCCGGCTGCCCGCCGACTCCCGCGACCTCTATGTCCGCCACGGCCTCTCCGTCCATCGCGAGACCGCCCGCCGCATGCTCGACGACGTCCATGCCGGCGGCATCCCACCCGGCCTCACCAAGTACCCCGGCCCGCTGCTCCTGGTCGCCGGTGAACGCGAACCCCGGGTCGTCCACCGATCCCTTCAGGCGCTCGCCGCGGCGGTCCCCCACGCGCAGACCCGCCTGGTCCCCAAGATGCACCACATCTGGAACGTCGAAGACCCCCAGCGCTTCGACGCCACCCTCGCCACCTGGCTGGCCGGCGAGGTCTCCCCCGACCTGAGCCCCCTCTGA
- a CDS encoding PadR family transcriptional regulator encodes MILQRIILGFLAIGPMSGYDLKRHFDSTANNFWSADKAQIYRTLAALVADGLVAVRKVPGAAGPDRQEHRITAAGRATLHEWLVSELDRQPERDAFLARVFFAGELDAAEVAELLGRRRDAARALLTNLETIRDEAPEPATRAERVRLATLDNGLRHTRTELAWLDDVEKELT; translated from the coding sequence GTGATCCTGCAGCGCATCATCCTCGGCTTCCTGGCGATCGGGCCGATGTCGGGCTACGACCTGAAGCGGCACTTCGACTCGACCGCGAACAACTTCTGGTCGGCCGACAAGGCGCAGATCTACCGCACCCTGGCGGCCCTCGTCGCCGACGGACTGGTCGCCGTCCGCAAGGTGCCGGGCGCGGCCGGGCCCGACCGGCAGGAGCACCGCATCACCGCCGCGGGTCGGGCCACCCTGCACGAGTGGCTGGTCTCCGAGCTCGATCGGCAACCTGAACGCGACGCCTTCCTGGCGCGCGTGTTCTTCGCCGGCGAGCTCGATGCCGCCGAGGTCGCGGAGTTGCTGGGCCGTCGCCGGGATGCGGCGCGTGCTCTGCTCACGAATCTCGAGACGATCCGCGACGAAGCTCCCGAGCCGGCCACCCGCGCCGAGCGGGTGCGACTCGCCACGCTCGACAACGGGCTCCGCCACACCCGGACCGAGCTGGCGTGGCTCGACGACGTCGAGAAGGAGCTGACATGA
- a CDS encoding immune inhibitor A domain-containing protein, producing MRKVSAGLFSLALAATIGLSFASSGSAAPPQGAPAVGTSEPAAVSDELSSPLEDKRRELREEALTQVLNGSAKTEKRGASTVVKVGTKAAGAQGKRNAQGKVDQYVELNREKTDRIFVVLAEFGNERHPSYPDQDTSPNFPGPARFDGPLHNEIPAPDRSVDNSTVWQADYNQKHFQDMYFGAGNSVKKYYEKQSSGRYSVSGTVTDWVKVQYNEARYGRSNGYPCGGNVCNNTWALVRDAVNQWVADQKAAGRTTAQITAELKTFDQWDRYDYDGDGDFNEPDGYIDHFQIVHSGGDQADGDPWQGEDAIWSHRWYVGLAGGPANNPAGGAQLGDTGLWVGDYTIQPENGGVSVFAHEYGHDLGLPDHYDTSGAAVENGVNWWTIMAQSRVGKPSDGGIGEQAADLGAWDKLQLGWLDYEIVKAGQTRTVDLGPHEYNSKKAQGLVVTLPKKEKVNELVPPAEGSKSWWSGAGNQFTHTMNRQVTLPAGAAKLTFQANWDIEDCGTTACDYAYVEVNDGTGYKPIAGSITNPDEGNGIDGTSDGWQPAEFDLSAYQGKTIGLQFRYTTDPAAGGKGFFADAIKVTSGTTTVVDSGAESSPEGWTLNGFTSQGASFTSLHDNYYLASHINYTAYDQHLKTGPYNFGFGSALPDKVEHFPYQDGLLIWYWDTSQSDNNTNEHPGEGLVLPIDSHPTPINRLDGQLWRPRVAGYDAPFGLEKADSITLHVNGQPSYIRGQDAVKTFNDGKSYWSPDQPTAGVKVPNNKVNITVQSRTGTSMKVQVSARK from the coding sequence GTGCGCAAAGTATCCGCCGGGCTGTTCAGCCTGGCTCTGGCGGCGACGATCGGACTGAGCTTCGCCTCGTCCGGGTCCGCCGCCCCGCCCCAGGGCGCCCCCGCGGTCGGGACGAGCGAGCCCGCCGCGGTCTCCGACGAACTGTCCAGCCCGCTCGAGGACAAGCGCCGTGAGCTGCGCGAGGAGGCCCTGACCCAGGTCCTGAACGGCAGCGCCAAGACCGAGAAGCGCGGTGCCAGCACCGTGGTCAAGGTCGGTACCAAGGCGGCCGGTGCCCAGGGCAAGCGCAACGCCCAGGGCAAGGTCGACCAGTACGTCGAGCTGAACCGGGAGAAGACCGACCGGATCTTCGTCGTCCTGGCCGAGTTCGGGAACGAGCGGCACCCGAGCTACCCCGACCAGGACACCTCGCCGAACTTCCCCGGACCGGCCCGCTTCGACGGCCCGCTGCACAACGAGATCCCGGCGCCGGACCGCTCGGTCGACAACTCGACCGTCTGGCAGGCCGACTACAACCAGAAGCACTTCCAGGACATGTACTTCGGCGCCGGCAACTCGGTGAAGAAGTACTATGAGAAGCAGTCCTCGGGCCGCTACTCGGTGTCCGGCACGGTCACCGACTGGGTCAAGGTGCAGTACAACGAGGCCCGGTACGGCCGGTCGAACGGCTACCCGTGCGGCGGCAACGTCTGCAACAACACCTGGGCCCTGGTCCGGGACGCGGTGAACCAGTGGGTCGCGGACCAGAAGGCGGCCGGCCGGACGACGGCGCAGATCACCGCCGAGCTGAAGACGTTCGACCAGTGGGACCGCTACGACTACGACGGTGACGGCGACTTCAACGAGCCGGACGGCTACATCGACCACTTCCAGATCGTCCACTCCGGCGGCGACCAGGCCGACGGCGACCCGTGGCAGGGCGAGGACGCGATCTGGTCGCACCGCTGGTACGTCGGTCTGGCCGGTGGCCCGGCCAACAACCCGGCCGGCGGCGCCCAGCTCGGCGACACCGGTCTGTGGGTCGGCGACTACACGATCCAGCCGGAGAACGGCGGCGTCAGCGTCTTCGCGCACGAGTACGGCCACGACCTCGGCCTGCCGGACCACTACGACACCTCGGGTGCCGCGGTCGAGAACGGCGTGAACTGGTGGACGATCATGGCGCAGAGCCGGGTCGGCAAGCCGTCCGACGGCGGCATCGGCGAGCAGGCGGCCGACCTCGGCGCCTGGGACAAGCTGCAGCTCGGCTGGCTCGACTACGAGATCGTCAAGGCGGGTCAGACCCGGACCGTGGACCTCGGCCCGCACGAGTACAACTCGAAGAAGGCCCAGGGCCTCGTGGTCACGCTGCCGAAGAAGGAGAAGGTCAACGAACTGGTCCCACCGGCCGAGGGCAGCAAGTCCTGGTGGAGCGGTGCGGGCAACCAGTTCACCCACACGATGAACCGTCAGGTCACCCTGCCGGCCGGCGCCGCGAAGCTCACGTTCCAGGCGAACTGGGACATCGAGGACTGCGGTACGACCGCCTGTGACTACGCCTACGTCGAGGTGAACGACGGCACCGGCTACAAGCCGATCGCCGGCTCCATCACCAACCCGGACGAGGGCAACGGCATCGACGGCACCAGCGACGGCTGGCAGCCGGCCGAGTTCGACCTGTCCGCGTACCAGGGCAAGACGATCGGGCTGCAGTTCCGCTACACCACCGACCCGGCGGCGGGCGGCAAGGGCTTCTTCGCCGACGCGATCAAGGTGACCTCGGGCACGACCACCGTGGTCGACTCGGGCGCGGAGTCGTCGCCGGAGGGCTGGACCCTGAACGGCTTCACGTCCCAGGGTGCGAGCTTCACCAGCCTGCACGACAACTACTACCTGGCTTCGCACATCAACTACACCGCGTACGACCAGCACCTGAAGACCGGGCCGTACAACTTCGGCTTCGGCTCCGCGCTGCCGGACAAGGTGGAGCACTTCCCGTACCAGGACGGCCTGCTGATCTGGTACTGGGACACCTCGCAGTCGGACAACAACACCAACGAGCACCCGGGTGAGGGTCTCGTCCTGCCGATCGACTCGCACCCGACGCCGATCAACCGCCTCGACGGCCAGCTCTGGCGTCCGCGGGTGGCCGGCTACGACGCGCCGTTCGGCCTGGAGAAGGCGGACTCGATCACCCTGCACGTGAACGGTCAGCCCAGCTACATCCGCGGCCAGGACGCGGTCAAGACGTTCAACGACGGCAAGAGCTACTGGTCCCCGGACCAGCCGACGGCCGGCGTGAAGGTCCCGAACAACAAGGTCAACATCACCGTGCAGTCGCGCACCGGCACCTCGATGAAGGTGCAGGTCTCGGCCCGCAAGTGA